The following proteins come from a genomic window of Bombyx mori chromosome 18, ASM3026992v2:
- the LOC101739970 gene encoding protein stoned-B gives MLKLPKGLKKKKKGKKSKRKGEEELFTEEELEKYRREHQNSETGEGSTKENEEWSKFKDLTTGVDSVLKKTQGDLDRIKSTSFFQRVPAKAKEQSAPKAAPNRPVVEVTEADFPKLVQAVAEEEADKSEYGVTDDESEEEDQDDIFDTSYVDAVERGEVKLAYVPDSPEDFQDDDIFDTSHVDALIKGHEVKASKGKKTLDIGVAVEVLTGRIDNLTITTKRPKRVIPGDLLLENTTDETPAISKVTASDPVEKSILDLDADIPVTTPIDLSVSLHTSFIQQKKQESPLNSEKLNAEDTHTEEIDEFTLLAAESLEASTEVTKLQEKEIKLEPVVQESWSAFEADKNKSVFAESIVEDQLDVADPYGDQNDPFDTSFADAVIPSTSLRDIEKEPILEDDDDFDPRAEEIRVKLNNRRKSSVRIHLTDPSGVRESITSDDIGEKDERFSRDLLGGSTTDLTQLGDSPLDPVDVNEAEIDPFDTTIVDKISAPGKIELKILEQELIGTNSATLYRVPSDPDFDPRADEPKIGERRASRPENLTVSKSVIFNVDDQEPLSLDSKPKLIKPLTPYYTREVSITEDLEAEAADTFSETLTRTRSDEDLAPKINYEAKRRYSEFSQTYQSKINVKTKELKTRSSRIETKVLTPSGPGDSSNLETVEVDPFYTSFAVIAPSKTELKLLAKEFSCEEEEKKGELDLLEPSDDIFQVKALTPEPSETRQSQEDFDPFDTSFAGDLNPGKTELKLLDMGEPVAPVTTEVLNPFMMSGDSNESTTFSGDNPFATSNPFSDFGDGYEPPVGDTVPVDIFGADPSGVEAKHFDDFTDDIFPNQHSAHDKLVKPTDLDLGSTTTDIMQAPDDDVTIPSHPLPPETQNLILTVTGQMEFTSSHLLDRIPPTRTPSPVSVRDIHSPSPTPEPELQEESRNTDIFDVSRSKPSRPPPARPPPVARPPPPRPAPPAQPPITRPPPPQTTDDINLFDAPIPAPIVKPTKEDILSLYSAPKKEEKQIDFLSDDILEEVPVDMPQPTAAEFTAPTNETGPFATEEVKESITLAEPVESNIFSTTLETSVPMDCSEPAPNSTSATANTSPFTDMINEDFQEAPTKEIEMNPFESFGASDVMFSNTAQNVFDAKVEESSVTPVACDNIFGEAIQDDTFGGTIPTDMDVATSDVFGTTEVTTANDKADLFGGNAMDAFDSQMQQTPDSPWGNTSDTVMQESVPVTSDAFDAFSAKFDSTASNRETTDVWGDEVPADVGPAGFEAEAFDPFLSMGAPPPPAATPRLDHQGSRDSTDDTFTVFIRPKETDNGTEEAAVPVLAPPPRPQVLPESPRTNPFDKGEFEVQRFEPQQADEQRRDSGSDGEGPPTPLFDDDVSMPLEDFPRTKYTGPGWEMQLRQPNKKKITGQRFWKKIFVKLALQGDNPVVQLFNSAGDKEPFQELPLQACYSVSEIGAQQYDQYGKIFTVKLQYVFYKERPGVRPGQVTKAERITNKLSQFAAYAIQGDYQGVKEFGSDLRKLGLPVEHAPQVSQLFKIGSLSYEDVKQFSCCIEENLFRLHAHRDRALTYKMEEVQITAVDELYVEQDAEGSVLKQIARVRLFFLGFLSGMPDVELGVNDLRRQGKEVVGRHDIIPVVTEEWIRVEDTEFHACVQAEEFTKCQIIKFKPPDACYIELMRFRVRPPKNRELPLQLKAVWCVTGNKVELRADVLVPGFASRKLGQVPCEDVAIRFPIPECWIYLFRVEKHFRYGSVKSAHRRTGKIKGIERFLGAVDTLQESLIEVTSGQAKYEHQHRAIVWRMPRLPKEGQGAYTTHNLVCRMALTSYDQIPAELAKFAYVEFTMPATQVSHVTVRSVSLQEHDGDPPEKYVRYLARHEYTVGIERTSGQAAPAYSLATTVERTEPEPPAPVAQPQPPSSDSDSD, from the exons ATGCTAAAACTACCAAAAGGCcttaagaagaagaaaaagggAAAAAAGTCAAAGCGCAAAGGAGAAGAGGAGCTTTTTACCGAAGAAGAACTTGAAAAGTACAGAAGAGAACATCAAAACTCTGAAACTGGTGAGGGATCAACCAAAGAAAATGAAGAATGGTCCAAATTCAAAGATTTAACTACAGGGGTCGACTCAGTACTTAAGAAAACTCAAGGAGATTTAGATCGTATAAAATCCACATCTTTCTTTCAAAGAGTTCCAGCGAAGGCCAAAGAGCAGTCTGCACCGAAAGCAGCACCAAACAGACCTGTAGTTGAGGTGACGGAAGCTGATTTTCCTAAATTAGTTCAAGCAGTCGCAGAAGAAGAAGCAGATAAAAGTGAATACGGAGTTACTGACGACGAATCTGAAGAAGAGGATCAAGACGACATTTTTGATACTTCATACGTAGATGCAGTTGAACGAGGTGAAGTAAAACTTGCTTATGTTCCTGATTCACCAGAAGACTTTCAAGATGATGATATATTTGATACGTCACACGTAGACGCTTTAATCAAAGGCCACGAAGTAAAAGCTTCTAAAGGAAAGAAAACGTTAGACATTGGCGTTGCTGTTGAAGTTCTAACCGGGCGTATCGATAACCTGACTATTACCACAAAACGACCAAAGAGAGTAATACCTGGCGACTTACTCTTAGAAAATACTACAGATGAAACCCCTGCTATCAGCAAGGTAACTGCAAGTGACCCAGTTGAAAAAAGTATCTTAGATCTTGATGCAGACATACCAGTAACGACTCCCATTGATCTGAGTGTCTCTCTACATACATCATTCATACAGCAAAAGAAACAAGAAAGCCCGCTTAACAGTGAAAAACTAAATGCTGAAGATACTCACACGGAAGAAATTGACGAATTTACTTTACTAGCGGCAGAGTCGTTAGAAGCGAGTACTGAAGTAACAAAACTACAAGAAAAGGAAATTAAATTAGAACCAGTCGTCCAAGAATCATGGTCTGCATTCGAAGCCGACAAAAATAAATCTGTTTTTGCTGAGAGTATTGTCGAAGATCAGCTCGACGTCGCAGATCCGTACGGTGACCAAAACGATCCGTTTGATACAAGCTTTGCCGATGCAGTTATACCATCGACTTCTCTTCGAGACATCGAAAAAGAGCCGATCTTAGAAGACGACGACGACTTCGATCCGCGAGCTGAAGAAATCagagttaaattaaataataggaGAAAATCCTCAGTTCGTATACACTTGACTGATCCTTCCGGTGTCCGCGAATCGATTACCTCTGATGATATTGGAGAGAAAGATGAAAGGTTTTCTCGGGATTTATTAGGAGGAAGTACAACAGACTTAACTCAGTTAGGTGATTCGCCTTTAGACCCAGTTGACGTaaatgaagctgaaatagaccCATTCGATACGACGATAGTTGATAAAATTTCAGCACCGGGGAAAATTGAATTAAAGATCCTCGAACAGGAACTTATCGGCACAAACTCTGCAACGTTGTATCGTGTCCCAAGTGATCCAGACTTTGATCCACGTGCTGACGAACCCAAAATAGGAGAAAGACGAGCATCTCGACCTGAGAATTTGACAGTTAGTAAAAGTGTCATTTTTAATGTTGATGATCAGGAACCGTTAAGCTTAGACTCAAAACCAAAGCTAATTAAGCCTTTAACTCCCTATTATACTCGTGAAGTCTCTATTACCGAAGACCTAGAAGCAGAGGCAGCAGACACATTCTCTGAAACACTCACTAGAACTCGCTCGGATGAAGACTTAGCACCAAAAATTAACTACGAGGCAAAGCGACGATATTCGGAGTTTTCTCAAACATACCAGTCTAAGATAAACGTGAAAACAAAAGAACTTAAGACTCGTTCAAGCAGAATCGAAACTAAAGTTTTAACGCCTTCGGGTCCTGGAGATTCTAGCAATCTCGAGACAGTAGAGGTAGATCCGTTTTATACTTCATTTGCAGTAATAGCTCCCAGTAAAACTGAGTTGAAGTTGTTGGCCAAAGAGTTTTCAtgtgaagaagaagaaaaaaagggcGAGTTAGATTTACTGGAACCTTCAGACGATATATTTCAGGTCAAAGCTCTCACTCCCGAGCCATCAGAAACAAGACAAAGTCAAGAGGATTTTGATCCGTTCGATACATCTTTTGCGGGAGATTTAAACCCAGGAAAAACAGAGCTAAAATTACTTGA TATGGGCGAGCCCGTCGCACCTGTCACTACTGAAGTACTGAATCCGTTCATGATGTCAGGAGATTCAAATGAGAGTACAACATTCTCAGGAGACAATCCATTTGCTACTAGCAACCCATTTTCAGACTTCGGGGATGGCTACGAGCCTCCAGTGGGTGACACAGTCCCTGTTGATATTTTTGGTGCAGATCCCTCAGGCGTTGAGGCCAAACATTTTGATGACTTCACGGATGATATATTTCCAAATCAACATTCCGCCCACGATAAGCTCGTTAAGCCAACAGATCTTGATCTGGGCTCCACGACCACTGACATTATGCAAGCACCGGATGACGATGTAACGATCCCTTCCCATCCTTTACCACCTGAAACACAAAATCTAATTCTGACAGTCACTGGACAAATGGAATTTACAAGTTCTCATCTACTAGACAGAATTCCACCAACTCGAACACCAAGCCCCGTTTCAGTTCGTGATATACACTCACCAAGTCCTACACCTGAGCCAGAACTTCAGGAAGAATCTCGGAATACGGATATATTCGATGTAAGCCGTAGCAAACCATCACGGCCACCGCCAGCTCGACCACCACCAGTTGCGCGTCCACCACCTCCGCGTCCAGCACCTCCCGCACAACCACCTATTACGCGTCCCCCACCACCACAGACGACAGATGATATTAATCTATTCGATGCGCCAATACCAGCGCCAATTGTGAAACCAACAAAAGAGGATATACTTAGTTTATATTCGGCAccgaagaaagaagaaaaacaaatagACTTCCTGAGCGATGATATACTCGAAGAAGTTCCGGTAGATATGCCGCAACCAACTGCAGCAGAATTTACAGCACCAACAAACGAAACGGGACCATTCGCGACTGAGGAAGTAAAAGAAAGCATTACTTTGGCTGAGCCTGTTGAATCTAACATATTCTCAACAACACTCGAAACTTCCGTACCAATGGACTGTTCCGAACCAGCACCAAACTCTACCTCCGCCACTGCGAATACTTCACCATTCACAGATATGATAAATGAGGACTTCCAAGAGGCGCCAACAAAAGAAATCGAGATGAATCCATTCGAAAGCTTTGGGGCCTCCGATGTTATGTTTTCGAATACAGCCCAAAATGTGTTCGATGCTAAAGTGGAAGAATCATCAGTTACACCGGTAGCTTGCGATAACATATTTGGCGAGGCTATCCAAGATGACACATTTGGTGGAACAATTCCAACGGACATGGACGTCGCAACATCGGACGTATTCGGAACAACTGAAGTCACTACCGCAAATGACAAAGCCGATTTATTTGGTGGTAATGCAATGGACGCTTTCGATTCACAAATGCAACAGACACCTGATTCGCCCTGGGGAAATACATCAGATACTGTAATGCAGGAATCCGTTCCAGTTACTTCAGATGCTTTTGACGCTTTTTCAGCCAAATTTGACTCTACTGCCTCGAATCGAGAAACCACGG ATGTGTGGGGGGATGAAGTCCCCGCAGATGTTGGTCCTGCAGGGTTTGAGGCTGAAGCTTTCGATCCGTTCTTAAGCATGGGTGCACCACCACCTCCTGCTGCTACCCCACGACTCGACCACCAAGGTTCACGGGATTCTACAGATGATACTTTCACTGTCTTCATAAG GCCGAAGGAAACAGACAATGGCACCGAGGAGGCTGCGGTTCCCGTGTTGGCTCCACCACCACGGCCCCAAGTTCTTCCCGAATCACCACGAACGAATCCATTCGACAAAGGCGAGTTTGAAGTGCAACGATTTGAACCTCAACAAG CGGACGAACAACGTCGAGACTCCGGCAGTGATGGCGAGGGACCACCGACTCCGCTCTTTGACGACGACGTGTCTATGCCGCTGGAGGACTTCCCCCGTACAAAGTATACTGGACCCGGATGGGAAATGCAACTACGGCAACCGAACAAGAAGAAGATAACCGGACAAAG GTTCTGGAAAAAAATCTTCGTGAAACTAGCGCTCCAAGGGGACAATCCTGTAGTACAGTTGTTCAACTCGGCCGGAGACAAGGAACCGTTCCAAGAGCTACCCCTCCAAGCTTGCTACTCGGTCTCGGAGATTGGCGCCCAACAATACGACCAGTACGGGAAGATCTTCACCGTGAAACTGCAGTACGTGTTCTACAAGGAACGGCCAGGGGTCAG GCCCGGACAAGTCACAAAAGCCGAGAGGATCACCAACAAGCTGTCTCAGTTCGCGGCCTACGCTATACAAGGCGATTATCAAGGAGTTAAGGAGTTTGGCAGCGATCTACGTAAGCTTGGACTGCCGGTGGAACACGCGCCACAG GTGTCACAACTCTTCAAAATCGGGTCGCTGTCGTACGAGGATGTGAAGCAGTTCTCGTGCTGTATCGAGGAGAATCTGTTCAGGCTACACGCGCACAGAGATCGAGCGCTTACATACAAAATGGAAGAG GTGCAAATAACCGCTGTAGACGAACTGTACGTGGAGCAAGACGCCGAAGGTTCGGTCCTCAAGCAAATCGCTCGGGTGAGATTGTTCTTCCTGGGATTTCTGAGTG GAATGCCTGATGTTGAGCTGGGAGTGAACGATCTGCGACGTCAGGGCAAGGAGGTTGTCGGCAGACACGACATCATACCGGTCGTCACCGAGGAGTGGATCCGTGTGGAGGACACCGAGTTCCATGCGTGCGTCCAGGCCGAGGAGTTTACCAAGTGCCAAATCATCAA GTTCAAGCCACCGGACGCTTGCTACATCGAGCTGATGAGGTTCAGAGTGCGCCCCCCCAAGAACCGCGAGCTGCCTCTACAGCTGAAAGCGGTTTGGTGCGTCACCGGTAACAAG GTGGAACTCCGCGCTGACGTGTTGGTGCCGGGATTCGCGTCTCGGAAGCTGGGGCAGGTTCCTTGCGAAGACGTCGCCATACGATTCCCGATACCGGAATGCTGGATTTATCTGTTCCGCGTTGAGAAACATTTTCGATATGGATCCGTTAAATCTGCTCATAG GCGCACTGGTAAGATCAAAGGAATAGAGCGTTTCCTTGGCGCCGTGGACACCCTCCAGGAGTCGCTGATAGAAGTGACGTCAGGACAAGCCAAGTACGAACATCAGCATCGCGCTATCGTCTGGAGGATGCCGAGACTCCCCAAAGAAGGACAAG gtGCATACACAACCCACAATCTCGTTTGTCGCATGGCTCTGACGTCATACGACCAAATACCCGCGGAGCTCGCCAAGTTCGCCTACGTGGAGTTCACGATGCCGGCCACGCAGGTCAGCCACGTGACCGTGAGGTCCGTCTCGCTTCAAGAGCACGACGGAGACCCACCAGAAAAATACGTTCGGTACCTGGCAAGGCATGAGTACAC AGTGGGCATCGAACGTACGAGCGGTCAGGCCGCACCGGCGTACTCCTTGGCGACGACCGTTGAACGAACCGAACCGGAGCCTCCCGCGCCCGTAGCCCAGCCGCAACCGCCCTCTTCAGACTCCGACTCGGATTGA